The Streptomyces sp. SS1-1 genome has a segment encoding these proteins:
- a CDS encoding alpha/beta hydrolase family esterase — protein sequence MTPTRAARPRLAVLVTLLVALTSVLLAPGRAAAASLQEVTGFGSNPGALRMFRYVPDGLPAGRPVVVALHGCTQNAAGYGTGSGWLQLADRWGFSVVLPQQQSANNLSSCFNWFQNGDIARGQGEAASIAQMVDRQLADTSGDASRVQVTGLSAGGGMTAVMMAAYPEKFASGGIVAGLPYGCAQAAGSPYVCMYVGATQTARQWGDRVRAARPGYTGPWPALVAFQGTADYTVKPVNMADLVRQWTDAHGTDQTADVSDTVAGFPHQVFRDASGRAAVETYSLTGMGHGQPVDPGSGTEQCGTAGAYLLDVNLCAAYRMGRAWGLGG from the coding sequence ATGACACCGACCAGAGCCGCACGTCCCCGCCTCGCCGTCCTGGTGACCCTGCTGGTCGCCCTGACCTCCGTCCTCCTCGCCCCCGGCCGGGCCGCCGCCGCCTCGCTCCAGGAGGTGACCGGCTTCGGGTCCAACCCCGGCGCCCTGCGTATGTTCCGGTACGTCCCCGACGGGCTGCCCGCCGGACGGCCGGTGGTCGTCGCGCTGCACGGGTGCACCCAGAACGCCGCCGGGTACGGCACCGGCAGCGGCTGGCTCCAGCTCGCCGACCGCTGGGGGTTCTCCGTCGTGCTGCCGCAGCAGCAGAGCGCCAACAACCTCTCGTCCTGCTTCAACTGGTTCCAGAACGGGGACATCGCGCGCGGTCAGGGCGAGGCCGCGTCGATCGCGCAGATGGTGGACCGCCAGCTCGCCGACACCTCCGGTGACGCCTCCCGGGTCCAGGTCACCGGGCTGTCCGCCGGGGGCGGCATGACCGCCGTGATGATGGCCGCCTACCCGGAGAAGTTCGCGTCCGGCGGGATCGTGGCCGGACTGCCGTACGGGTGCGCGCAGGCCGCCGGGTCGCCGTACGTCTGCATGTACGTCGGCGCCACCCAGACCGCCCGGCAGTGGGGTGACCGGGTGCGGGCCGCGCGGCCCGGGTACACCGGGCCCTGGCCGGCGCTCGTCGCCTTCCAGGGCACGGCCGACTACACGGTGAAGCCGGTCAACATGGCCGACCTGGTCCGGCAGTGGACCGACGCGCACGGCACCGACCAGACCGCCGACGTCAGCGACACGGTCGCCGGGTTCCCGCACCAGGTGTTCCGGGACGCCTCCGGGCGCGCGGCCGTGGAGACGTACAGCCTCACCGGGATGGGCCACGGGCAGCCCGTCGATCCGGGCAGCGGCACCGAGCAGTGCGGGACGGCCGGGGCGTATCTGCTCGACGTGAACCTGTGCGCCGCGTACCGGATGGGCCGGGCCTGGGGGCTCGGCGGATGA
- a CDS encoding DUF4232 domain-containing protein: MPPVLSGLLLLTACGSHDASPGAGIPDVKVGVEALCPSDYTQYGATPSADRPTATPSGTPTSLPLPSPVTDEDGVRVTKLYAWGPDSGCVGVDHSAEFEIVNTTPAAATYTVTLSFSSASGTAAGTAEAVVEAVGPGRTGKGAAAMTGTVPGDLQVTGVKVIRVRSVPVAEASSASGPCPASGVRVYADRGDAAMGLRAVGLHLVNCGTEPYALDGYPEMEIQDEDHDTVKGVRILRGTQEIGGGLGGQEAPQALTLRPGEAARTTLAWRNTTQAGTPVNAPYARVWARPGADPVMVVPELDLGTTGRLGVGPWRRDETYRDRDQDQGQDATARP, encoded by the coding sequence ACGACGCCTCACCGGGCGCGGGCATCCCCGACGTGAAGGTCGGCGTGGAGGCGCTGTGCCCCTCCGACTACACCCAGTACGGCGCCACGCCCTCCGCGGACCGGCCGACGGCGACCCCCTCCGGCACCCCCACCTCGCTGCCCCTGCCGTCCCCTGTGACGGACGAGGACGGCGTGCGGGTCACGAAGCTGTACGCGTGGGGTCCGGACAGCGGATGCGTGGGCGTCGACCACAGCGCGGAGTTCGAGATCGTCAACACGACGCCCGCCGCGGCCACCTACACCGTGACGCTGTCGTTCAGCTCGGCGTCCGGGACCGCGGCCGGCACCGCGGAAGCGGTCGTCGAGGCGGTCGGGCCGGGCCGGACCGGCAAGGGCGCCGCCGCCATGACCGGCACGGTGCCGGGCGATCTCCAGGTGACGGGCGTGAAGGTGATCAGGGTGCGCAGCGTCCCCGTCGCCGAGGCGTCGTCGGCGTCGGGGCCCTGCCCGGCGTCGGGGGTGCGCGTCTACGCCGACCGCGGGGACGCGGCCATGGGGCTGCGGGCCGTCGGTCTGCACCTGGTGAACTGCGGGACCGAGCCGTACGCGCTCGATGGCTATCCCGAGATGGAGATCCAGGATGAGGACCACGACACCGTGAAGGGCGTCCGCATCCTGCGGGGGACCCAGGAGATCGGTGGCGGGCTCGGTGGCCAGGAAGCCCCGCAGGCTCTCACGCTGCGTCCGGGGGAGGCCGCCAGGACCACGCTGGCCTGGCGCAACACCACCCAGGCCGGCACGCCGGTGAACGCGCCGTACGCCCGTGTGTGGGCCAGGCCCGGCGCCGACCCGGTGATGGTCGTCCCCGAACTCGACCTCGGGACGACGGGCCGGCTCGGCGTCGGCCCGTGGCGGCGGGACGAGACGTACCGGGACCGGGACCAGGACCAGGGCCAGGACGCCACGGCACGTCCGTGA